A section of the Longimicrobium sp. genome encodes:
- a CDS encoding VOC family protein produces the protein MSDDRPIPDTPGDPTGGFVAQSLEASLTAADLEASAAWYVDVLGFSLDHEFRREGRLFAVRVRAGAVQLLLTRDDGSRGAERVKGEGISLQLTTRQDVDEVAARIRARGGVLATEPFDAFGKRAFRLLDPDGFRITISSPDAR, from the coding sequence ATGAGCGATGACCGACCGATCCCGGACACGCCGGGAGACCCGACGGGTGGGTTCGTGGCGCAGAGCCTGGAGGCCTCGCTGACCGCCGCCGACCTCGAGGCGAGCGCGGCCTGGTACGTGGACGTGCTGGGGTTCAGCCTGGACCACGAGTTCAGGCGCGAGGGAAGGCTCTTCGCGGTGAGGGTGCGCGCGGGCGCCGTCCAGCTCCTGCTCACCCGCGACGACGGGTCGCGCGGGGCGGAGCGGGTGAAGGGTGAGGGGATCTCGCTTCAGCTCACCACCCGCCAGGACGTGGACGAGGTCGCCGCGCGCATCCGGGCGCGCGGCGGCGTGCTGGCGACGGAGCCGTTCGACGCGTTCGGGAAGCGCGCCTTCCGGCTCCTGGACCCCGATGGATTCCGCATCACCATCTCCTCCCCGGACGCGCGCTGA
- a CDS encoding M12 family metallo-peptidase, with protein sequence MRARLALVLAASFGLAACQGDEITPTDTSNSMSATAQENLLTLVSQPTLNAGQRDRLATIRGRSSTAEVHVTRMASAPGRMLQHGAALRIAVAPGVQVVAVGERVVNRAADDVSWAGPVRGAEGWVQMVFMEGGVTATVRVGNTSYAVEPIGGGLHAVSRIDQSGFPQEHTADNPSGALEDFGGNPLASRTLGIAPAATSSLAAATTINVLVVYTASAATASGNIASQIQLAVDETNQSYVNSGININMVGVNSSQVTYNEANRSFTQHVTALKSTTDGIMDNVHTLRNTYAADMVMLVVNDSEACGQAAGIGSTASTAFAVAHYTCITGYYSFGHELGHLQSARHDRYMDATTTPYAYGHGYIPPSKAWRTVMAYGNNCNNCTRIQYWSSPLKTHPTTGEVMGTAAYEDNARVLNNTAATVAAFR encoded by the coding sequence ATGAGAGCACGCCTCGCGTTGGTCCTCGCGGCATCGTTCGGCCTGGCGGCATGCCAGGGCGACGAGATCACCCCCACGGACACCAGCAACTCCATGAGCGCCACGGCGCAGGAGAACCTCCTCACGCTCGTCTCGCAGCCGACCCTGAATGCCGGGCAGCGTGACCGTCTGGCCACCATCCGCGGCCGCTCCAGCACCGCCGAGGTGCACGTTACCCGCATGGCGTCGGCGCCGGGGCGCATGCTCCAGCACGGTGCCGCCCTGCGCATCGCCGTGGCGCCGGGCGTTCAGGTGGTGGCCGTCGGGGAGCGCGTGGTGAACCGCGCGGCGGACGACGTCTCGTGGGCGGGCCCCGTGCGCGGCGCCGAGGGCTGGGTCCAGATGGTGTTCATGGAAGGCGGCGTGACCGCCACCGTGCGCGTGGGCAACACGTCGTACGCCGTCGAGCCGATCGGCGGCGGGCTGCACGCCGTCTCGCGCATCGACCAGAGCGGCTTCCCGCAGGAGCATACGGCCGACAACCCGAGCGGCGCGCTGGAGGACTTCGGCGGCAATCCGCTGGCCTCGCGCACGCTGGGGATCGCCCCGGCCGCGACGAGCAGCCTGGCCGCCGCCACCACGATCAACGTCCTGGTGGTGTACACCGCCTCGGCCGCGACCGCGTCGGGCAACATCGCCAGCCAGATCCAGCTCGCGGTGGACGAGACCAACCAGTCGTACGTCAACAGCGGCATCAACATCAACATGGTGGGCGTGAACAGCTCGCAGGTCACGTACAACGAGGCCAACCGCAGCTTCACCCAGCACGTCACGGCGCTCAAGAGCACCACGGACGGCATCATGGACAACGTGCACACGCTGCGCAACACGTACGCGGCGGACATGGTGATGCTGGTAGTGAACGACAGCGAGGCGTGCGGCCAGGCGGCGGGGATCGGCTCCACGGCCTCCACCGCGTTCGCCGTGGCGCACTACACCTGCATCACGGGCTACTACTCGTTCGGCCACGAGCTGGGCCACCTGCAGAGCGCCCGCCACGACCGCTACATGGACGCCACCACCACGCCGTACGCCTACGGCCACGGCTACATTCCGCCGTCCAAGGCCTGGCGCACGGTGATGGCCTACGGCAACAACTGCAACAACTGCACGCGCATCCAGTACTGGTCGAGCCCGCTCAAGACCCACCCGACCACGGGTGAGGTGATGGGGACGGCCGCGTACGAGGACAACGCGCGCGTGCTCAACAACACCGCGGCGACGGTGGCGGCCTTCCGCTAG
- a CDS encoding DUF262 domain-containing protein encodes MRTTATNRKLRTLLTGIRSGALIPRPEFQRRLVWSNRHKVAFIGTVLDAYPFPEIYIAAGHVDSETGEGTEMLVDGQQRITTLYQYFHASSELKLPAEIPPYSNLSEDAKMAFLEYDVVVRDLGPMGIPEIKEIFTRINSTNYALNAMEIQNARFEGDFKKFGETLAENPFFERHRVFSAADIRRMHDLRFVLTLVVTILSTYFNRDDELDAYLARFNDEFSERERVTQELTCVFAYVDSLDFDLRSRVWRKPDLFSTLVELHRVLVKGTRVPEAEAVAPELKKFFARVESINESDEADSELLAYYKASIQATNDRSSRITRGAIIQRVIREASGGQLTVL; translated from the coding sequence ATGAGAACGACCGCCACGAACCGTAAGCTTAGGACGCTCCTGACGGGGATCCGAAGCGGAGCACTAATTCCACGCCCTGAGTTTCAGCGCCGCCTCGTTTGGTCTAACCGGCACAAAGTAGCCTTCATCGGAACAGTGCTCGATGCTTATCCGTTTCCAGAGATCTACATTGCTGCCGGCCATGTGGACTCAGAGACAGGAGAGGGTACAGAGATGCTGGTTGATGGGCAGCAGCGCATCACCACTCTCTACCAGTATTTCCACGCATCCTCAGAGCTGAAGCTGCCGGCTGAGATCCCACCTTACTCCAACCTGTCCGAGGACGCGAAGATGGCGTTTCTCGAGTATGACGTGGTAGTACGAGACCTCGGACCCATGGGAATTCCGGAAATTAAGGAGATATTTACAAGGATCAACTCGACAAACTATGCACTGAATGCGATGGAGATACAAAACGCCCGATTCGAGGGCGACTTCAAGAAGTTTGGGGAGACGCTAGCAGAAAACCCGTTCTTCGAGCGTCACCGGGTCTTTAGTGCAGCTGACATTCGCCGGATGCACGATCTGCGCTTCGTGTTGACACTCGTTGTGACCATACTTTCCACATACTTCAACCGAGATGACGAACTCGACGCGTACTTGGCGAGGTTCAATGATGAATTTAGCGAGCGGGAACGTGTCACCCAAGAGCTCACTTGCGTTTTCGCCTATGTCGACAGTCTAGATTTTGATCTTAGAAGCCGAGTTTGGAGAAAACCAGATCTTTTTTCGACCCTAGTTGAACTTCATCGTGTCCTCGTGAAAGGTACGCGCGTTCCGGAGGCGGAAGCAGTCGCCCCAGAGTTGAAGAAGTTCTTCGCGAGAGTAGAATCTATCAACGAATCGGATGAAGCCGATTCGGAGTTGCTCGCTTACTATAAGGCCTCGATTCAGGCAACGAACGACCGTAGCAGCAGAATCACACGTGGGGCTATTATCCAGAGGGTCATCCGAGAGGCGTCAGGTGGGCAATTAACCGTGCTTTAG
- a CDS encoding DUF4349 domain-containing protein translates to MPRSRWRLAALAILLSTMACSSSVPPSPPVPEPAPASAPGDAPRQTPQGERLLVRRAELELSAHQPDSLAPRVAEIIRGAGGFVASSVVEEGHRLRMSLRVPSPALEPTLTALSALAEVERREMSAVDVTEQVFDLEARLRNTTAVRDRLRQHLQRAAGVGDIIEVERELGRVQAEVEVLEGRLKRIREEAALSQITLEVHQKRILGPLGKLLEGIVWFISKLFVIR, encoded by the coding sequence ATGCCCCGCAGCCGCTGGAGACTTGCCGCCTTAGCCATCCTCCTCTCGACGATGGCATGCAGCAGCAGCGTTCCGCCTTCGCCACCCGTGCCGGAGCCGGCCCCCGCGAGCGCCCCGGGCGACGCGCCGCGGCAGACGCCGCAAGGGGAGCGGCTCCTGGTGAGGCGCGCCGAGCTGGAGCTGTCCGCGCATCAGCCCGACTCGCTCGCCCCTCGCGTGGCGGAGATCATCCGCGGCGCCGGCGGGTTCGTGGCGAGCTCGGTGGTGGAGGAGGGGCACCGGCTGCGGATGTCGCTGCGCGTGCCGTCCCCCGCACTGGAGCCGACGCTCACGGCGCTTTCCGCGCTCGCCGAGGTGGAGCGGAGGGAGATGTCGGCGGTGGACGTGACGGAGCAGGTGTTCGACCTGGAGGCCCGGCTGCGGAACACGACGGCGGTGCGCGACCGTCTTCGCCAGCACCTGCAGCGCGCGGCGGGGGTGGGCGACATCATCGAGGTGGAGCGCGAGCTGGGGCGGGTGCAGGCCGAAGTGGAGGTGCTGGAGGGCCGCCTCAAGCGGATCCGCGAGGAGGCGGCGCTGTCGCAGATCACGCTGGAGGTCCACCAGAAGCGCATCCTGGGTCCGCTGGGCAAGCTCCTCGAAGGGATCGTGTGGTTCATCTCGAAGCTATTCGTCATCCGCTGA
- a CDS encoding DUF5916 domain-containing protein: protein MMATLLAAAIVAASPFQEDTLRGTPRVADPPRLESAQIRVDGRLDEEAWSTAALLGDFTQSRPAEGSPASERTEVRVFYTPRDLYIGVRAYAAEPSRIRSTLAERDQITSDDHVRILLDTFADQRRAFVFYVNPLGIQQDGILAEGRGTDFAPDFLFDSRGRLTGDGYEVELRIPLKSLKFPAGGEQRWGFNVIRVLPATAAQESWAPRLQSTPSELAQSGTLRGIRGLRPGRLFEANPTLTARREGSTGENGFRRGPTEPDLGVNVKYGITSELTLDATINPDFSTIEADADQITVNERFAISLQEKRPFFLEGADLFSTPETLVYTRSVVDPAVGARLTGKVGALNLAYLGAVDEAPLSRPARFAPRADRAVVHIARVRRDVGASGSTLGALATSRQTGDAFNHVAAADARIRFGGVYTAGILGGGSWTRSWVADPFGRDSAGAPGARQAVSTDDEVGHIANLYLDRTGRRWGYLATLRDVPSSFRTETGFVRRRGITEISGGNRVSWYGARGALLQRLDLRQGGRRYWDGRGFWSGDEAVEGSLSVEAKASLRGNLEVELGVDRAFYTLHLADYAGFSRTGPDGRTETGDSLIGPNPRMGGLHSISLQAQSSHFKTADIAVELFAGATPIFAEGTRGAESGIAAAVELRPTPSLRVDGRLRYSVLRRASDDSRYSRALVPRLRVEYQLTRALAVRGLAQYSVEEVDVLRAPDGGEYLRDGEPFRVRRGNLPSYSEPQLNPLRLDLLLSYRPSPGTVAFLGYGREVTDDEAFRFAGLQPRADGLFFKISYLFRR, encoded by the coding sequence ATGATGGCAACGCTCCTGGCCGCCGCAATCGTGGCGGCTTCGCCTTTCCAGGAAGATACCCTGCGCGGCACTCCCCGCGTGGCCGACCCGCCGCGCCTGGAATCGGCGCAGATCCGCGTGGACGGCCGGCTGGACGAGGAGGCGTGGTCCACCGCGGCGCTCCTCGGCGACTTCACGCAGTCCCGCCCGGCGGAGGGGTCACCGGCGTCGGAGCGGACGGAGGTGCGCGTGTTCTACACGCCGCGCGACCTCTACATCGGCGTGCGCGCGTACGCCGCCGAGCCGTCGCGCATCCGCTCCACGCTCGCCGAGCGCGACCAGATCACCAGCGACGACCACGTCCGCATCCTGCTGGACACCTTCGCGGACCAGCGCCGCGCCTTCGTCTTCTACGTCAACCCGCTGGGGATCCAGCAGGATGGCATCCTGGCGGAGGGACGCGGGACGGACTTCGCCCCCGACTTCCTCTTCGACTCGCGCGGGCGCCTCACCGGCGACGGCTACGAGGTGGAGCTGCGCATCCCGCTCAAGAGCCTGAAGTTTCCCGCGGGCGGCGAGCAGCGCTGGGGCTTCAACGTCATCCGCGTGCTCCCCGCCACCGCCGCGCAGGAAAGCTGGGCGCCGCGCCTGCAGAGCACGCCGTCGGAGCTGGCGCAGAGCGGAACGCTGCGCGGCATTCGCGGGCTGCGGCCGGGGCGCCTCTTCGAAGCCAACCCCACCCTCACCGCGCGCCGCGAGGGGAGCACCGGCGAGAACGGCTTCCGGCGCGGCCCCACCGAGCCCGACCTGGGGGTGAACGTCAAGTACGGCATCACCAGCGAGCTGACCCTCGACGCCACCATCAACCCCGACTTCTCCACCATCGAGGCGGACGCGGACCAGATCACCGTCAACGAGCGCTTCGCCATCTCGCTGCAGGAGAAGCGCCCGTTCTTCCTGGAGGGCGCGGACCTCTTCTCCACGCCGGAGACGCTGGTCTACACCCGCTCGGTGGTGGACCCGGCGGTGGGCGCGCGGCTCACCGGCAAGGTGGGGGCGCTGAACCTGGCGTACCTGGGCGCGGTGGACGAGGCCCCGCTCTCGCGACCCGCCCGCTTCGCCCCGCGCGCAGACCGGGCGGTCGTCCACATCGCGCGCGTGCGCCGCGACGTGGGCGCGTCGGGCTCCACGCTGGGGGCGCTCGCCACCAGCCGCCAGACCGGCGACGCCTTCAACCACGTGGCGGCGGCCGATGCGCGCATCCGCTTCGGCGGTGTGTACACGGCGGGCATCCTGGGCGGCGGGAGCTGGACGCGCTCGTGGGTCGCGGACCCCTTCGGGCGCGACTCGGCGGGAGCGCCCGGCGCGAGGCAGGCGGTGTCGACCGACGACGAAGTGGGGCACATCGCCAACCTCTACCTGGACCGCACGGGCCGGCGCTGGGGCTATCTCGCCACCCTGCGCGACGTCCCCTCCAGCTTCCGCACCGAAACCGGCTTCGTGCGCCGGCGTGGGATCACGGAGATCTCCGGAGGCAACCGCGTCTCCTGGTACGGCGCGCGCGGCGCCCTCCTCCAGCGCCTCGACCTGCGCCAGGGCGGCCGCCGCTACTGGGACGGGCGCGGCTTCTGGAGTGGTGACGAGGCCGTGGAGGGGTCGCTCTCCGTGGAGGCGAAGGCGTCGCTGCGCGGGAACCTGGAGGTCGAGCTGGGCGTGGACCGCGCCTTCTACACCCTGCACCTCGCCGACTACGCGGGCTTCTCGCGCACCGGCCCGGACGGCCGCACGGAGACCGGCGACTCGCTGATCGGGCCGAACCCGCGCATGGGCGGGCTGCACAGCATCTCGCTGCAGGCGCAGTCGTCGCACTTCAAGACCGCGGACATCGCCGTGGAGCTCTTCGCAGGCGCCACCCCCATCTTCGCGGAGGGTACGCGCGGCGCGGAGAGCGGCATCGCGGCCGCGGTGGAACTGCGCCCCACCCCGTCGCTGCGGGTGGACGGCCGGCTGCGCTACTCGGTCCTCCGCCGCGCCTCCGACGACTCGCGCTACTCGCGGGCGCTGGTGCCGCGGCTGCGCGTGGAGTACCAGCTCACCCGCGCCCTGGCCGTACGGGGTCTGGCACAGTACTCCGTCGAGGAGGTCGACGTCCTGCGCGCCCCGGACGGCGGCGAGTACCTGCGCGACGGCGAGCCGTTCCGCGTGCGCCGCGGCAACCTCCCGTCGTACTCGGAGCCGCAGCTCAACCCGCTGCGCCTGGACCTCCTCCTGAGCTACCGCCCCTCCCCCGGCACCGTCGCCTTCCTCGGCTACGGCCGCGAAGTCACCGACGACGAAGCCTTCCGCTTCGCCGGCCTCCAACCGCGCGCGGACGGGCTGTTCTTCAAGATCAGCTACCTGTTCCGCCGCTGA
- a CDS encoding DinB family protein, which yields MDEQLLETWAIHSRINLYLLDAIPAEALGDVSASKGRTVAEQFAHVHNVRLMWLKQAAPELLAGLEKVEKTDAADHLRLRAALESSATAIAELLRQSLAAGGRVKGFKPHVTAFLGYLISHESHHRGQIALTLKQAGHPLDKKTAYGIWEWGVR from the coding sequence ATGGACGAGCAGCTTCTGGAGACGTGGGCGATCCACAGCCGCATCAACCTGTACCTCCTCGACGCCATCCCCGCGGAGGCGCTGGGCGACGTCTCGGCTTCGAAGGGGCGGACGGTGGCCGAGCAGTTCGCGCACGTGCACAACGTGCGGCTGATGTGGCTGAAGCAGGCCGCGCCCGAGCTGCTCGCCGGGCTCGAAAAGGTGGAAAAGACGGACGCGGCCGATCATCTGCGGCTGCGCGCGGCGCTGGAGAGCTCGGCCACCGCCATCGCCGAGCTGCTGCGGCAGAGCCTCGCGGCCGGCGGCAGGGTGAAGGGCTTCAAGCCGCACGTGACGGCGTTCCTGGGCTACCTGATCTCCCACGAGTCGCACCACCGCGGGCAGATCGCGCTCACGCTCAAGCAGGCGGGCCATCCGCTGGACAAGAAGACCGCCTACGGCATCTGGGAGTGGGGCGTGCGCTGA
- a CDS encoding c-type cytochrome, giving the protein MSTPRPPHSAALPALLAAIVAGCAGPASPPLPALSASAVGDTAGLVQRGEHLVRNVSVCGHCHAPPATRNADGPLSGGAEFRNWRLGTIRAANLTPDSATGIGAWSDAEIVRAIRTGVSRDGRLLAPVMPYEWLSSMSERDAMAIARYLKSQPAVRHEVRSSPNLVFRAARAVILHPAHPRQGMAPRPGPTAEYGGYLADGPGLCADCHTPRGGIQSAADRDRLYAGDATPPAAFPANPSNLTPDSATGIGRWSEGDFVRTLRTGVDPAGARLHPFMPWREYRRMSDDELAALYRYLRTLPPIRNPVPRRSSAGA; this is encoded by the coding sequence ATGTCCACCCCCCGCCCGCCGCACTCCGCGGCCCTCCCTGCGCTGCTCGCCGCGATCGTCGCCGGGTGCGCCGGCCCCGCTTCGCCGCCTCTCCCCGCGCTCAGCGCCTCCGCCGTGGGAGACACGGCGGGGCTGGTGCAGAGGGGCGAGCACCTGGTGAGGAACGTCTCCGTCTGCGGCCACTGCCACGCGCCCCCGGCCACGAGGAACGCGGATGGGCCGCTCAGCGGCGGAGCCGAGTTCCGCAACTGGCGCCTGGGTACGATTCGCGCCGCCAACCTGACCCCGGACTCCGCCACCGGGATCGGCGCGTGGAGCGACGCCGAGATCGTGCGCGCCATCCGCACCGGCGTGAGCCGCGACGGCCGCCTGCTGGCGCCGGTGATGCCGTACGAGTGGCTGAGCTCCATGTCCGAGCGCGACGCGATGGCCATCGCCCGCTACCTCAAGAGCCAGCCCGCGGTGCGCCACGAGGTCAGGAGCAGCCCCAACCTGGTGTTCCGCGCGGCGCGCGCCGTCATCCTGCACCCCGCGCACCCGCGGCAGGGGATGGCCCCGCGCCCCGGCCCCACCGCGGAGTACGGCGGCTACCTGGCGGACGGCCCGGGGCTGTGCGCGGACTGCCACACACCGCGCGGCGGCATCCAGTCCGCCGCCGACCGGGACCGGCTGTACGCGGGCGACGCGACTCCCCCCGCGGCGTTCCCGGCGAATCCGTCGAACCTCACGCCCGACTCCGCCACGGGAATCGGGCGATGGAGCGAGGGCGACTTCGTGCGCACGCTGCGCACCGGCGTCGACCCCGCGGGCGCCCGGCTGCACCCGTTCATGCCCTGGCGCGAGTACCGCCGCATGAGCGACGACGAGCTCGCCGCGCTCTACCGCTACCTGCGGACGCTGCCCCCCATCCGCAACCCGGTACCGCGGCGAAGCTCCGCGGGTGCGTGA
- a CDS encoding addiction module protein yields MTGIWDAVGQDLRLGVTTSPQADDAAGGLSDVEHAWEGEIRRRLAEIEAGTADLIPAEDVFAELRRRRAALEDDGDNGQPRRTVFDQI; encoded by the coding sequence GTGACCGGAATCTGGGACGCGGTCGGGCAGGATCTCCGTTTGGGAGTGACGACCTCCCCGCAGGCCGACGATGCAGCGGGCGGCCTCTCTGATGTTGAGCACGCGTGGGAGGGTGAGATCCGGCGCCGGTTGGCTGAGATCGAGGCGGGCACGGCGGACTTAATTCCCGCCGAAGATGTCTTCGCGGAACTGCGCCGCCGTCGCGCCGCGCTGGAGGACGATGGCGACAATGGCCAACCCCGGAGAACCGTCTTCGACCAGATCTGA
- a CDS encoding YciI family protein, which produces MNFFCKLLPPRATFVMDMTEAEMRLMQEHAAYWHDAVARGNVITFGMVADPSGPFGMGVVEFASEAEVLDFTDGDPTIRSGQGFAFEIHPMPMGAVRG; this is translated from the coding sequence ATGAACTTCTTCTGCAAGCTGCTGCCGCCGAGGGCCACCTTCGTGATGGACATGACCGAAGCCGAGATGCGGCTGATGCAGGAGCACGCCGCGTACTGGCACGATGCGGTGGCGCGCGGCAACGTGATCACCTTCGGCATGGTGGCGGACCCGAGCGGCCCGTTCGGAATGGGCGTGGTGGAGTTCGCGAGCGAGGCCGAAGTCCTCGACTTCACCGACGGCGACCCCACCATCCGCTCCGGCCAGGGCTTCGCCTTCGAGATCCATCCCATGCCGATGGGCGCGGTGCGCGGCTGA